In one Acetobacter sp. genomic region, the following are encoded:
- the hisS gene encoding histidine--tRNA ligase encodes MSAIRPVRGTHDLIGEDQRRHAHVVETARRVTALYGFEEWVTPVFEETGVFSRSLGDTSDVVSKEMYTFEDRGGDSLTLRPEGTAAICRALVTNGLTQSLPQKAFYTGPMFRYERPQKGRYRQFHQIGAELIGPGEPIADAEAIAMGRDVLAALGIMENVVLELNTLGDAESRAAWREGLVAYFSDFRDRLSEDSRNRLERNPLRILDSKAPEDRELVADAPMLESFLNDASRRFWDDLREGLRMFGVAYTENPRIVRGLDYYSHTAFEFVTTNLGTQGTVLAGGRYDGLVSEMGGPQTPAIGWAGGIERLAMLLEATPSVQQPVAVIPVGDGAQETAVRALSELRAGGVRAEMAYRGNLKKRMERANKTNASHVVIIGETEVAGGTVQLRNLATGLQTEVAASGLVQAIRQQPGEAGA; translated from the coding sequence ATGAGCGCCATCAGACCCGTTCGCGGTACCCATGATCTGATTGGAGAGGACCAGCGTCGTCACGCCCATGTCGTTGAGACGGCCCGGCGCGTCACGGCCCTGTATGGCTTCGAGGAATGGGTGACGCCTGTTTTTGAGGAAACAGGCGTTTTCTCCCGCTCTCTCGGCGACACGTCGGATGTCGTTTCCAAGGAAATGTACACCTTCGAGGATCGCGGCGGGGATTCCCTGACGCTTCGCCCTGAAGGAACGGCTGCCATCTGCCGGGCGCTTGTCACCAACGGCCTGACACAGTCGCTGCCGCAGAAGGCGTTCTATACGGGGCCGATGTTCCGCTATGAGCGTCCACAGAAGGGGCGCTACCGCCAGTTTCATCAGATTGGCGCGGAACTGATCGGTCCCGGTGAACCGATCGCGGACGCGGAAGCCATCGCCATGGGGCGCGACGTTCTGGCCGCGCTCGGCATTATGGAGAACGTCGTTCTTGAACTGAACACTCTTGGTGATGCGGAAAGCCGTGCCGCCTGGCGCGAAGGGCTGGTGGCCTATTTTTCAGACTTCCGTGATCGCCTTTCCGAAGACAGCCGTAACCGTCTGGAGCGCAATCCTCTGCGCATCCTTGACAGCAAGGCGCCGGAAGATCGTGAACTGGTCGCGGATGCGCCGATGCTGGAGTCCTTCCTGAACGATGCATCCCGTCGTTTCTGGGATGATCTGCGTGAGGGGCTCCGGATGTTTGGTGTCGCCTACACCGAAAATCCCCGTATCGTGCGTGGTCTCGATTATTACAGCCACACGGCGTTCGAGTTCGTAACGACCAACCTCGGCACACAGGGCACTGTCCTCGCGGGCGGGCGTTATGATGGTCTCGTGTCGGAAATGGGTGGGCCGCAGACACCGGCCATCGGTTGGGCGGGCGGTATCGAGCGTCTGGCCATGCTTCTTGAAGCCACACCGTCCGTGCAGCAGCCTGTCGCAGTGATCCCGGTTGGGGATGGGGCGCAGGAAACTGCCGTTCGGGCGTTGTCCGAACTGCGTGCAGGCGGTGTCCGGGCTGAGATGGCCTATCGCGGCAATCTGAAAAAACGCATGGAGCGCGCCAACAAGACCAACGCGTCCCATGTTGTGATTATTGGCGAGACCGAAGTGGCTGGCGGAACGGTGCAGCTTCGTAACCTTGCGACCGGCCTGCAGACTGAAGTGGCGGCGTCCGGACTGGTTCAGGCGATCAGGCAGCAGCCGGGGGAAGCTGGCGCGTGA
- a CDS encoding helix-turn-helix domain-containing protein, whose amino-acid sequence MSVETSKRIEEDTMGRNEPQDTAQSPDQNPDQTAEASRAWSVPLPDFHSLGVGHALRIRRETLGWSLPDVAAWLCIKQSYLEALEQDRADSIPAGAYALGFLRTYASALGFPAEAMASRFKREVHNVAKKPELTFLTPAPERTVPASAFVLAGLFVVMLAYVGWYAMGGHEPMRLEKIPSVASVMPGVNNPAAPSPQIATVMPDAAPSVLNGSVTPPAPATHPDVSSHVSTDDFAKAVTMPPPEQPAGYGVVGPVSPDSGTAESGHASPETPVPLKAAQIRATAKSWIQVKADDGRIIYDHIMEPEESWEFPREGAPFTLTVGNAGGVILAVGDVTTQPLGRDGAVRRNILVTEAAIRDGSVTGLTLKATDGTAMPAPAHDDIPAEDSAPIPLPPPPVVKPRVLRPKSAVSESGELSADDLNARQLKTMGDPR is encoded by the coding sequence ATGAGCGTGGAGACCTCGAAGCGAATCGAGGAAGACACAATGGGGAGGAATGAACCGCAGGACACTGCGCAGAGCCCTGATCAGAATCCTGATCAGACTGCGGAGGCATCCCGTGCGTGGTCTGTTCCGCTGCCCGATTTTCATTCTCTTGGCGTGGGGCACGCGCTGAGAATACGTCGGGAAACGCTTGGCTGGTCGCTCCCCGATGTCGCGGCGTGGCTCTGCATCAAACAGTCCTATCTCGAAGCTCTGGAGCAGGACCGCGCGGACAGTATTCCCGCTGGCGCCTATGCGCTCGGTTTTCTGCGCACCTACGCTTCGGCTCTGGGATTCCCCGCCGAAGCAATGGCCTCCCGCTTCAAGCGCGAAGTCCATAATGTCGCGAAAAAGCCCGAACTGACCTTCCTGACTCCCGCGCCGGAACGGACGGTTCCGGCGAGCGCCTTCGTGCTGGCCGGACTGTTCGTCGTCATGCTGGCATATGTCGGCTGGTATGCGATGGGTGGCCATGAACCGATGCGTCTGGAGAAAATTCCGTCCGTTGCCAGTGTGATGCCGGGCGTGAACAATCCCGCCGCGCCTTCACCGCAAATTGCGACGGTGATGCCCGACGCCGCACCTTCGGTCCTGAACGGCAGCGTAACTCCGCCTGCTCCGGCGACGCATCCTGACGTATCCAGCCATGTCAGCACGGATGATTTTGCAAAAGCAGTGACCATGCCGCCGCCGGAGCAGCCTGCCGGATACGGTGTGGTAGGGCCGGTATCGCCAGACAGCGGGACGGCTGAAAGCGGTCATGCCTCACCGGAAACGCCCGTTCCATTGAAGGCCGCGCAGATCAGGGCCACGGCCAAAAGCTGGATTCAGGTGAAAGCCGATGATGGCAGGATCATCTATGATCACATCATGGAGCCTGAGGAGAGTTGGGAGTTCCCCAGAGAAGGGGCTCCGTTCACACTGACGGTTGGAAATGCGGGGGGCGTGATTCTGGCTGTGGGTGATGTGACGACCCAGCCATTGGGGCGCGATGGAGCCGTCAGGCGTAATATCCTCGTCACCGAAGCGGCGATCCGGGATGGAAGCGTCACCGGTCTGACGTTGAAAGCGACCGACGGCACGGCTATGCCTGCTCCCGCGCATGATGATATCCCGGCAGAAGACAGCGCCCCGATTCCCCTTCCGCCGCCGCCTGTGGTAAAGCCACGGGTGTTGCGTCCGAAATCAGCGGTTTCGGAAAGCGGGGAGCTTTCCGCGGATGATCTGAACGCACGCCAGTTGAAGACTATGGGTGATCCTCGCTGA
- the prfA gene encoding peptide chain release factor 1, giving the protein MNLDDRLDRIVARSEELEALLASGVTGEDFTRASREYGEIEPLVARVNALRAVQAEEQDLRQLLDDPEMKALAESELHEVKDRIAGLQQDVRLAMLPKDAADERSAILEIRPAAGGDEAALFASELFGAYRRYADLRGWKFEVMEYDESELGGLREGIATISGKGVFARLKYESGVHRVQRVPATESQGRIHTSTITVAVLPEAEEVDVQIDEKDLRIDVYRASGAGGQHVNKTESAVRITHLPTGVVVAMQEEKSQHKNRAKAMKILRARLYEQQRVSLHESRAADRKSQVGTGDRSERIRTYNFPQGRVTDHRIGLTLHKIDRVMLGEFDEIVDTLIQEDQAAQLAAAGL; this is encoded by the coding sequence GTGAACCTTGACGACCGACTTGACCGTATCGTTGCCCGGAGTGAGGAACTTGAGGCGCTTCTGGCGAGCGGCGTAACGGGAGAGGATTTTACTCGAGCCTCCCGTGAATATGGGGAAATCGAGCCGCTGGTGGCGCGGGTCAACGCCCTGCGCGCCGTGCAGGCTGAAGAGCAGGACCTGAGGCAGCTTCTCGATGATCCGGAAATGAAGGCGCTGGCGGAAAGCGAACTTCATGAGGTGAAAGATCGTATCGCGGGGCTCCAGCAGGATGTCCGTCTGGCGATGCTGCCGAAGGATGCTGCTGACGAACGCAGCGCCATCCTTGAAATACGGCCCGCTGCGGGAGGCGACGAGGCGGCGCTGTTCGCGTCCGAGCTGTTTGGCGCGTATCGGCGTTATGCTGATCTGCGCGGCTGGAAGTTCGAGGTGATGGAATATGACGAAAGCGAGCTTGGCGGCCTGCGTGAGGGCATTGCGACCATCAGTGGGAAGGGCGTTTTTGCGCGTCTGAAATATGAATCCGGCGTTCATCGTGTCCAGCGTGTTCCGGCCACGGAAAGTCAGGGGCGTATCCACACTTCCACCATCACCGTTGCGGTTCTGCCTGAGGCGGAAGAGGTCGATGTGCAGATTGATGAAAAAGATCTGCGTATCGATGTTTACCGGGCATCCGGAGCGGGCGGGCAGCATGTCAACAAGACGGAAAGTGCTGTGCGTATAACGCATCTGCCGACTGGTGTCGTTGTGGCGATGCAGGAAGAGAAAAGCCAGCACAAGAACCGTGCGAAGGCGATGAAGATATTGCGGGCGCGTCTTTACGAACAGCAGCGCGTCAGCCTTCACGAGTCCCGTGCCGCCGATCGGAAATCTCAGGTGGGGACAGGGGATCGTTCCGAGCGGATACGGACCTATAATTTTCCTCAGGGTCGCGTGACTGACCACCGCATCGGCCTGACGCTTCACAAGATTGATCGTGTGATGCTGGGTGAATTTGACGAGATTGTTGACACACTGATTCAGGAAGATCAGGCTGCCCAGCTCGCCGCGGCAGGACTGTAA
- the ispG gene encoding flavodoxin-dependent (E)-4-hydroxy-3-methylbut-2-enyl-diphosphate synthase: protein MSGYRPYQYIERRKSRQIHVGKVAVGGDAPISVQTMTNTLTSDAQATIEQIRRAELAGVDIVRVSCPDEESTAALHEIVREVNVPIVADIHFHYKRAIEAAKAGAACLRINPGNIGSAERVREVVNAAKDYNCSIRIGVNAGSLEKHLLEKYGEPNPDALVESALEHAKILEDHDFHEFKISVKASDVFLAVAAYQQLADACDHPLHIGITEAGSRRAGTVKSSIGLGNLLWAGVGDTMRVSLSAEPEEEVLVGWDILKSLGLRHRGVKIISCPSCARQGFNVIQTVQTLEDRLAHIKTPLTLSIIGCVVNGPGEALMTDLGVTGGGSGRHMVYSAGKQDHTVPGDSMIEHIVGLVEDRVSKIEAEEAREKAEGIALPLPDLASAK from the coding sequence ATGAGTGGCTACAGGCCCTATCAGTATATTGAACGCCGCAAGTCGCGTCAGATTCACGTCGGCAAGGTCGCTGTTGGTGGTGATGCGCCGATTTCGGTCCAGACGATGACCAATACTCTGACCAGTGATGCTCAGGCGACGATCGAACAGATTCGTCGCGCAGAGCTGGCTGGCGTGGACATCGTGCGCGTTTCCTGCCCCGATGAGGAAAGCACGGCTGCCCTGCACGAGATCGTGCGCGAAGTGAATGTCCCCATCGTTGCGGATATCCACTTCCACTACAAACGCGCCATCGAAGCTGCGAAAGCGGGTGCGGCCTGTCTGCGTATCAATCCGGGCAACATCGGCAGTGCCGAGCGTGTCCGTGAGGTTGTGAACGCCGCGAAGGATTATAACTGCTCCATCCGCATCGGCGTGAACGCCGGTTCGCTTGAGAAGCATCTGCTCGAGAAATATGGCGAGCCTAACCCTGACGCGCTGGTTGAAAGCGCTCTGGAACACGCCAAGATCCTTGAGGATCATGACTTCCACGAGTTCAAGATCAGCGTGAAGGCGTCGGACGTCTTTCTGGCGGTAGCGGCCTATCAGCAGCTTGCCGATGCGTGCGACCACCCGCTGCATATCGGCATCACCGAGGCCGGCAGCCGCCGCGCTGGAACGGTGAAGTCCTCCATCGGTCTTGGAAACCTGCTGTGGGCCGGTGTGGGCGACACGATGCGCGTTTCCCTTTCGGCTGAGCCGGAAGAGGAAGTGCTGGTGGGCTGGGATATCCTGAAATCCCTCGGCCTGCGTCATCGCGGTGTGAAGATCATTTCCTGCCCGTCCTGTGCCCGTCAGGGTTTCAACGTCATCCAGACGGTGCAGACGCTGGAAGACCGCCTCGCGCACATCAAGACGCCGCTGACGCTGTCCATCATCGGTTGCGTGGTGAACGGTCCGGGTGAAGCGCTGATGACCGATCTCGGCGTGACAGGTGGTGGTTCAGGCCGTCACATGGTCTATTCTGCAGGCAAGCAGGATCATACGGTGCCCGGTGATTCGATGATCGAGCACATTGTCGGTCTTGTTGAAGATCGCGTGTCGAAGATCGAGGCCGAGGAAGCCAGGGAAAAAGCGGAAGGCATTGCCCTGCCGCTGCCTGACCTCGCCAGCGCGAAATAA